The Mycobacterium riyadhense sequence CCGCGGATAGGGCTGGTCGGTCAGGAAGTAGCCCAGGTCGGGCACGTCGACGAGCTTGTAGTCGATGACCGAGGGGCGCCGGATCTGGTCATCGATCAAGACCATGCCCGCCTCGGTAGAGCCGTAGCCCTCGACCAGATGCATGTCGAGCAGGGACTCGACCCACGCCTTCATCTCTGCCGAGATCGGCGCGGAACCCGTCAGCGCCGAGACGAAGCGCCCGCCGAGAACGTCGTCGCGCACCTCTCGCTTCACCTGGTCTTCAATGTCGACAGCGGCCGCCCGATCGCTCTCGTCGGGCAAGCGACGGTCGACCTCGCTCTGGAACTGCTGGAACACCATGTCCCAGACGCGTGGCACAAAGCTCAACTCAGTCGGCCGCACCAGCGCGAGGTCTTCGAATAAAGTCGACAGGTCGCTCTTGGCCACGAAATATGCGGTGCCGCCGTTGGACAGCGTCCCGTAGAGCACCTGGCGTCCCATGACGTGGCTCATCGGCATGAAGTTCAGCGTGATCGACGGCTGCACAGTCGGCTCGAACCAGGCGCTTGACCTGCGCCAAAAGTTCACTACGCGGTTTTGGGGATACATGGCGCCCTTGGGTGCGCCGGTGCTGCCGGAGGTGTAGATCAGCAACGCGAGGGCGTCGTCGGACCGATCGGCGGCTGCTGCGCGTGGCAGCGCCTTCCCGCGCTCGATCACCTCGGCAAGGGTAACCACGGTGACGCCGGTGTCGGCCAACCGTGCGCGGGCTGCTTCGAGGACTTCGCGCTGCTCGTCAACCTCGGGGCGGTAATCGAACACGACCAGCCGAGCGGGAGCGTGACCAGTCAGCACCAAGTCGGCGGCGTCCGCCAGGCTGTCGATGCTTGCCGCGATCAGTGTTGGCTCGGTCTCGGCAACGATGGGTCGCAGTTGGGCGGGCGCCGCACTGGTCTGTAATGGAACCGACACCGCGCCGAGCTGTACCAGCGCGATGTCGATCGTTGTGTAGTCAACGCTGTTGAAGCCCAGCACGCACACCCGATCACCGGACCGGACGGTCTGGCGCAACGCCGTGGCGCAGGCGCCGGCGCGGTCGCACAGCTCGCGGTAGGTAAGGGTCTCGAACTTCGGCATGAGCTGAAGCACTGTGCGGCCGGTGTTGGCGGTGGCGAGTTGGACTGCACGCTGGCCGAGCGCCGGGCGATCAGCATAGGCCTCCATGATCGTGCGAATGATCTGCGGTAGCGGGATCCCCGGTTGGCTGATTGCCTGTGCGATCGATTCGTCGGGCTTCGCGGCGGCGAACTGCTCGTCGTTGGTGTAAAGCTCCTCGATGCGGCGTGCGAGCCGCTCCTCACGGGTGGTCGACATGGCAGATCCCTTGAATGACGAAGAATTTAGAACCCGCGCGACGCTGCGCTGATGGGTAAAACGTTAGTAACAGTAACTATCTTCCGGAAGAGAAGCCAGCTGTGAGATGCGTTACGCGCGGGCTAGCGGCGCGAATCCTCCGGATCGAGCATGTCCAGCAGCCGCTGCATGGTGGCGCACATGTGCGCGAAATCCGCAGAGCCCAGCAATTCCGACCATCGCGCCTCGATATCCGCCACCCGGTTGCCTGCGTCGGCGAGCAGGGCACGTCCGCGATCGGTGAGTTCGATGAGCTTGGCGCGCCCATCCTGTGGGTCGGGCCTGCGGGTCAGGTATCCAAGCGCGACCAGGTCGTTCACCAACTCCGAGGTTGCTGCGAGACTGAGCTGCGCCCGTGAGGCGAGCTCGGTCAGCCTGATGCTCCCGGTTCGAATGTTGCCGAAAATTTGCAGATGGGTGTCACGGATGTCGCCGTACCCTCGCTCCGCGCGAGGCGCGGCCAAGTCTCGGCGAAATTCCCTGATAAGTCTCACCAATAACTGACCGACGGCCTGCCGATCCGTCGGCAACTTCATTGACTCCTCTGCCATGGAGAGAGAAGATACTACGGAAGGCGAAGTTTCGGGTTCCGAAGTAATTTCCGAGGAGTTAGTGATGGCCAAGTTGACGGATGAGTTTGTCCCCACCACGTTGGGTCGCCTGCACGTGCTGCGGCGGGGGAGTGGACCGGCCACAATCCTTTGGCACAGCTTGTTCATCGACTCCCGTTCCTGGCTGCCAGTGATTGACGCGCTCGGCGAGCTGGCGTCCGATCGCACGGTGGTTGCGATCGACGGACCGTAGCACGGAATGAGTGACCCGACCACCCGCGACTTCACCTTCGACGAATGCGCTCAGGCCGCTGCCGACGTCTTAGATGGCATCGGCATCGGCGAGCCGGTCGACTGGGTCGGCAACGCCTGGGGCGGACATATCGGCATCCTGCTGGCCGCCACCCAACCGCACCGAATACGCACGCTGACCACGATCGGCACTCCGGTACCCGGGTTGACCATGCGATTCCGCGTGACGAAGGGCTGGCCGCTGGTAGCGCTTTACCGACTGGCCGGACCGACCCAATTTGTGTGCAGTCGGCTTTCCGATGCCCTGATGGGACAGGACGCCTCCGAAGAAGTCATCGACGCCTTCCGACAAGCCGACCGGCGCGGGATGTATCACGCGATGCGCTCGATGATGCTCAAGCGGCCGAGCCTGCAGGACCGGCTGCCGCACATCGGCGCCCCAACCTTGATGCTGGCCGCTCACGACGACGACGAAGGCTGGCCTCTGCACGAGGCCGAGGCTGCCTGCGCCACCATGCACAACGCGCGTGCGGACGCGGTGTTGGGTGGCGGTCGAGTGGCGCCACTGTTGGTGGACGCGAGAGTGGTCGCGCAAACTCTGGTCGACTTCTGGGCTGCACCGCGACATTGACACCAGGCACAAGACTCGCCGCTGGGGGTGTGCGTGGTTTGAGCCTGGGCGTGGGCGTCAGAGTTCGGCCAGAATCCCGGCCAAAACCTCCAGGCCTTCGAGAAGCAGTTCGTCACCGATCGTCAGCGGGGGCAGCAGCCGGATGATGTTGCCGAACATGCCGCACGTCAGCACGATGACGCCGGCGGCGTGAGCCGTATTCGCCAGCTTGAACGTCAGCTCGGGGTCGGGGTCGGCCGTTCCGGACTTCACCAGCTCGATGGCGATCATGGCGCCGCGGCCCCGCACGTCCCCAATGCGGTCGTCGGTGGCCTGCAGCCGCAGCAATGGTTCGGTCAGCAGTCGTTCGATCTGCAGCGCCCGCTCGACTAGACCGTCGCGTTCGATGGTTTCCAGGGCTGCGAGGGCGGCCGCACAGGCCACCGGGTTGCCGCCGAAAGTGCCGCCGAGGCCTCCGACGTGCGGGGCGTCCATAATCTCGGCCCGTCCGGTCACCGCAGAGAGCGGCAATCCGCCGGCGATGCCCTTAGCCGTGCAGATCAGGTCGGGCTCGATCCCTTCGTGGTCGCAGGCGAACATCGATCCGGTGCGGGCGAATCCGGTTTGCACCTCGTCGGCGATGAACACCACGTCGTTGTCGCGGCACCAGCGCAGCAGCGCGGGCAGGAAACCTTGGGCCGGAACGATGAAACCGCCTTCGCCCTGGATCGGCTCGATGATCACGGCGGCGAGGTTTTGCGCGCCTACTTGCTTCTCGATCACGCTGATGGCACGCGCCGCGGCCAGCTCGCCGTCGGTGGCCAGGTCTTTGTCGAGGAAGCCGTCGCGATACGGGTAGGACAGCGGCGCCCGGTAAATCTCCGGGGCGAACGGACCGAAGCCGCTCTTGTAAGGCATGGACTTCGCGGTGAGCGCCATCGTCAGGTTGGTGCGGCCGTGGTATGCGTGGTCGAACGCGACGACGGCGGCCTTGCGGGTGTATGAGCGCGCGACCTTGATAGAGCTCTCGACCGCCTCGGCACCGGAGTTGAACAGCACGGAACGCTTCTCGCCGGAGCCGGGGGTGATCCGATTGAGGTGTTCGGCGACGGCGACATACGGCTCGTAGGGATTCACCATGAAGCAGGTGTGGGTGAATTCGGCGACCTGGGCGCGCACCGCGTCCACCACACGCGGTGCCGAGTTGCCGATGGTGGTAACCGCGATGCCGGACCCCAGGTCGATCAGCCGGTTCCCATCGACGTCTTCGACGATGCCGCCGCCGGCGCGGGCTACGAACACCGGCATGGTGACCCCAACGCCGTGGGACACCGCCGCCGCCCGGCGCTTGTTCAGCTCCACCGACGCGGGACCCGGGATTTCTGTGACCAGGTGGCGACTCTGTTCGAGGCTGGCCACCGATCCTCCTTCCGCTCCGCAGCGGTCACGTCGCGGATAAAGCGTAGCCGGTCGGTTTGCCAGTCGCGGTGCTGGCAGACTGGACCGTTACGAGCAGCGCGATACCGATACGTATGACACACGAAAGACAGTGGTGATGGAGAGCTTCGTCTTGTTCTTGCCGTTCCTGCTCATCATGGGTGGGTTCATGTACTTCGCGTCGCGGCGCCAGCGGCGCGCGATGCAAGCGACGATCGACCTGCACGACTCGCTGCAGCCGGGCGACCAGGTGCACACCACTTCGGGTCTGGAAGCCACCGTGGTCGGTATCGCTGAAGACACCGTCGACCTCGAGATCGCACCGGGCGTCGTAACCACGTGGATGAAGCTGGCGGTACGCGACCGGATCGCTCCGGATGAAGACGAGGATCTGGATGCCGATCTCGACGAGGAGGACGAAGACAGCGACGACGAGAGCCGCGCGACCAAAGATTCCTGACACTAGGCTCTGTCGGGGGCTTCTCGGCGACCTCTGTCGGCAGCACGAACCGATTTTCAAGGAGATATAAGGAACGTGGCATCGTCTTCGGCGCCGGTGCAACCTGCCCGCTACCTGTCGGTGTTCCTGCTCATGCTCGTCGGCGTCTACCTGCTGGTGTTTCTCACCGGGGACAAGAAGGCCGCCCCCAAACTGGGTATCGACCTGCAGGGCGGCACCCGCGTGACGCTGACCGCGCGTACTCCGGACGGCTCGCGGCCAAGCCGCGAGGCGTTGGCGCAAGCACAACAGATCATCAACGCGCGCGTCAACGGGCTGGGGGTTTCGGGTTCCGAGGTCGTCGTGGATGGCGACAACCTGGTCATCACGGTTCCCGGAAGCAGCGGCAATGAGGCCCGCAACCTGGGACAAACCGCACGCCTGTACATCCGGCCGGTACTCAACTCGATGCCGGCGCAGCCCGCCCAGGAGGAACCGAAGCCCACGCCCCAGCCGCCCGCCGAAACACCACCTGGCGCCCCGCCGCCCGCGGGTCCTCCCGGCGCCGAACCGGGCGCGCTGGCGCCTGGCAAGCCGGGCGCCCAACCGCGGCCCTACCCGCAGGAACCCGCGCCGTCACCAAGCCCAGCACCCAGTCCAGCGCCCGCGCCGGCTCCGACGGGGGCGCCGTCGCCAGAGACGCCGCCCACCGAGCAGCCCGCGCCGCCCGACCCGCGCAAGGATCTCGCCGAGCGGATCGCGCAGGAGAAGAAGTGGCGGCAGAGCACCAGCCAGTACATCCAGATGGTGGCCCTGCAATTCGAGGCCACCCGATGCGACAAAGACGACATCCTGGCCGGCAACGACGACCCGAAGCTGCCCCTGGTGACCTGCTCCACCGACCACAAGACCGCCTACCTGCTGGCGCCGTCAATCATCAGCGGTGACCAGATTCAAGACGCCACTTCGGGTATGGATCAGCGCGGCATCGGCTACATCGTCGACCTGCAGTTCAAGAGCGGAGCGGCAACCGTGTGGGCCGACTACACCGCCGCCCACGTCGGCACCCAAACGGCGTTCACGCTGGACTCGCAGATCGTCAGCGCACCCGTCATCAACGAAGCTATCCCCGGCGGGCGGACCCAGATCAGCGGTGGCGACCCGCCGTTCACGGCGGCAACCGCACGCCAGCTCGCCAACGTCCTGAAATACGGGTCGCTGCCGCTGTCCTTCGAATCATCGGAAGCCCAAACTGTTTCGGCGACTTTGGGTTTGACCTCGCTACGGGCCGGGTTGATCGCCGGGTCCATCGGTCTGGCCCTGGTGCTGGTGTATTCGTTGCTGTACTACCGGGTGCTGGGACTGCTCACGGCGTTGTCGTTAGTCGCTTCCGGCGCAATGGTTTTCGCGATCCTGGTGCTGCTGGGACGATATATCAACTACACCCTGGACCTGGCGGGTATCGCGGGTCTAATCATCGGTATCGGCACCACCGCCGACTCGTTCGTGGTGTTCTTCGAACGCATCAAAGACGAGATCCGCGAAGGCCGTTCGTTCCGTTCGGCGGTGCCGCGCGGGTGGGTACGGGCGCGCAAGACGATCGTGTCGGGTAACGCCGTCACCTTCCTGGCCGCTGCTGTGCTGTACTTCCTGGCGATCGGCCAGGTGAAGGGTTTTGCGTTCACCTTGGGGCTGACCACGATCCTGGACCTCGTGGTGGTGTTCCTGGTGACGTGGCCGCTGGTATACCTGGCGTCCAAGTCTGCGAGGCTCGCGAAGCCGGCCTACAACGGCCTGGGAGCTGTTCAGCAAGTAGCACGCGAACGCCGCGCCGTGGCTCGTGCGGGGGCAGCAAAGACGGGACAGGGATAACGCGATGGCGTCGAAGGCTAAAACCGACAAAGCCACCCAGGCGGTCGAACCGACCGAAACCGCGGTGCAGCTGACCGACAGCGACACCTCCACGGACACCGCCGTGACGCTGCCGCACCACAGCTTCCTCTCGCGGCTCTACACCGGCACGGGCGCGTTCGAGGTGGTGGGGCGTCGCAAGCTCTGGTTCGGCATCAGCGGTGCGATCATCGCGATCGCCATCCTGTCGATCGTCATTCGCGGCTTCAGCTTCGGGATCGACTTCAAGGGCGGCACTACGGTGCAGTTCCCGCACGGCGATATTGGGGTCGCGCAGGTCGAAGACGTTTTCAAGAAGACCATCGGCAGCGAACCCGAATCGGTGGTCATCGTCGGTGCGGGCGCCTCGTCAACGGTGCAGATTCGTTCGGAAACCCTGTCCAACGACGAGACGGCGAAACTGCGCAACGCCTTGTTCGACGCGTTTCAGCCCAAAGGCACTGACGGCAAGCCCAGCAAGCAGGCCATCAGCGATTCGGCGGTTTCGGAGACCTGGGGCGGCCAGATCACCAAGAAGGCGGTCATCGCGCTGGTGGTGTTCCTGGTGCTTGTCGCGCTCTACATCACCGTGCGCTACGAGCGGTATATGACCATGGCCGCGCTCGCGGCCATGGTCTTCGATCTGACGGTCACCGCGGGCGTGTATTCGCTGGTGGGCTTCGAGGTCTCCCCGGCCACGGTCATCGGATTGCTGACCATCCTCGGTTTCTCCCTTTACGACACCGTGATCGTCTTCGACAAGGTCGAGGAGAACACCAACGGCTTCCAGCACACCACCCGGCGCACCTTCGCCGAGTGGGCCAACCTGGCGGTCAACCAGACGTTCATGCGCTCCATCAACACCAGCCTGATCTCGGTGCTGCCGGTGCTGTCGCTGATGGTGGTTGCGGTGTGGCTGCTGGGCGTGGGCACCCTGAAGGACTTGGCCCTGGTGCAGTTGATCGGCATCATCGTGGGCACCTATTCATCGATCTTCTTCGCGACGCCGCTACTGGTCACGCTGCGGGAGCGCACGGATCTGGTACGCGCGCATAACCGCCGGGTAGTCAGGCGGCGCAAGACGGGTTCGTCGGCCTCCGATGCCACCACCGAGGAGCCGGAGGCCGCCGCCGGGGCGGCCCCCCAGACCGAAACGCCGCCCAGCAAGCCGGCGGCGACGAACAAGCCCGCGCCGGGTGCGCGGCCGGTGCGACCCACCGGCACCCGCCGTCCGACCGGCAAACGAAACGCCGGCCGCCGGTAGTCGCGATGGCCACCCGGTGTCGGTTGCGGGGTGCCCCGCAAGCCCTGGCGGGTGTTGGTCTGGCGGCGACGCTGGCGGTATCCATGCTGACCGCATGTTCGGGTAGCGCCGCGGGCCAGATCGACTACGTGGTCGACGGCACGTTGTCCACTTACAACACCAACACCGTCATCGGGGCCGCATCTGCCGGAGCGCAGGCATTTGCGCGCACGCTCAGCGGGTTCGGTTACCACGGACCAGATGGCCAGGTGGTCGCCGACCACGATTTCGGAACCATCTCGGTGGTGGGCGGGGCGCCCTTGGTGCTCGACTATCAAATCGCCGACAACGCAATTTATTCCGACGGCAAGCAGGTGACCTGCGACGACCTGGTGCTAACCTGGGCCGCCCAGTCCGGGCGCTTTCCCGGCTTCGACGCCGCGACACAGGCCGGCTACATCGACATCGCCAACATCGAATGCATGCCGGGGCAGAAGAAGGCCCGAGTGTCGTTCATCCCGGACCGCAGCGTCGTCGACTACACCCAATTGTTCACCGCGACATCGCTGATGCCGTCGCACGTGATCGCAGACACGCTGGGCATCGATGTCACCACGGCGCTGCTGACCAACAAGGCGCCCTTGGTGGAACAGATTGCGCGACTGTGGAATACCACCTGGGACCTCAAGCCGGGCCTCAAACCCGACGAAGTCCGCAAACGCTTTCCCTCGTCGGGCCCGTACCGGATCGACTCCGTGTTGGACGGAGGTGCGGTGGTGCTCGTCGCCAACGACCGTTGGTGGGGCGCAAGGGCGATCACCAAACGGATCACCGTATGGCCGCAGGGAGCCGATATCCAAGATCGGGTCAACAACCGCAAAGTGGACGTGGTCGACGTCGCCGCGGGGTCGTCGGGGGCGCTGGCCACGCCGGATAACTATCAGCGCAGTGACTCGCCCTCGGCGGGAATCGAGCAGCTGATCTTCGCTCCGCGGGGACCGCTGGCCGATGTCCGCAACCGCCGCGCGCTCGCGCTGTGCACGCCACGGGACGCGATCGCGCGGGACGCCGGGGTGGCAATCGCCAACTCGCGGTTGAGCCCGGCCACCGAGGACGCCGTCGCCTCCGCGGACGGCGTGACCGAGGCCGGTCCATTCAACAAGGCCGATCCGGCCGCCGCCCGCGATGCACTGGGCGGCGCGCCCCTGACGGTGCGCATGGGCTACCGGGGGCCCAACGCGCGCTTGGCGGCCACCATCGGGGCCATCGCCAAGTCGTGCGCCCCGGCCGGAATCACCGTTTCCGATGTGACTCTGGATACATCGGGACCCCAGGCGATCAGGGACGGCAAGATCGACGTCCTGATTGCCAGCACCGGCGGAGCCGCCGGTAGCGGATCCACCGGATCGTCGGCGATGGATGCCTATGACCTGCACAGCGGCAACGGAAACAACCTGTCGGGCTATGCGAACCCTCAGGTGGACAGCATCATTGGCGCGCTGGCGGTGTCCGCCGACCCCGCTGAGCGTGTCAGGTTGCTTGCCGATGCCGCGCCGGTACTCTGGGCGGAGATGCCAACGTTGCCGTTGTACCGGCAGCAGCGGACGTTGCTGACGTCGAAAAAGATGTATGCCGTGAGCAGGAACCCGACTCGTTGGGGAGCGGGTTGGAACATGGACCGATGGGCGCTAATGCAATGAGGTTGCAGTGACAACAGTCAGGGGGAGCGCCCCCGTTGCCGACGTGATCGCGTCGCTGACCCGGGATGTCGCCGATTTCCCCAAGCCCGGTATCCAGTTCAAAGACCTCACCCCGCTGTTCGCCGACCGCGAAGCGATGTCGGCGGTAATCGACGCGCTGGCCGACGTCGCATCCGGTGCCGATCTGGTAGCCGGCATCGACTCTCGCGGTCTGTTGGTGGCGGCGGCCATTGCCGCGCGGCTCGGCACCGGCATGGTGGCCATCCGCAAGAGCGGCAAGCTGCCTCCGCCGGTGCTCAGCGAGGACTACGACATGGAATATGGCTCCGCCACCATGGAGATTCCCGCAGACAGTCTCGAGTTGCGCGACCGCAGGGTCGTGATCGTTGACGACGTGTTAGCCACCGGAGGCACTCTCGGCGCCGCCACCAGGTTGTTGGAACGCACCGGTGCCAACGTGACCGCCGCAGCCGTGATCATGGAATTCACCGCGCTGGGTGGTCGCGAGGCAATCGCGCCGCTGCCGCTGCACAGCCTGAGCAAGGTCTAGCTCGCGGGCTTTCGCGATATCCTCGAGGCCGGAGGTGACGAGCGTGGCGGATGATCAGAGTTCGACGCAAGCCGTTGCGCCGCCACCTAGTGAAGCCGCCCCAGTGCCCGTCGAGCCGGTTATCGAAACGCCCGAGCCGCCGGTAGAGACCCTCAAGACCACCAGCAGCGCGTCTCGCCGCGTCCGGGCCCGGCTGGCCCGGCGGATGACCGCCCGGAGCGGAGCCATCAATCCGGTGCTCGAGCCGCTGGTGGCGGTGCACCGGGAGATCTATCCCAAGGCCGACCTTTCGATGGTGCAGCGCGCCTTCGAGGTCGCCGACCAACGGCACGCCAGCCAATTGCGACACTCCGGTGACCCCTACATCACCCATCCGCTGGCGGTGGCCAACATTCTCGCCGAGTTGGGCATGGACACTACGACTTTGGTGGCCGCGTTGCTGCACGACACGGTCGAGGACACCGGTTACACGCTGGAGGCGTTGTCCGAGGAATTCGGCGAGGAAGTCGGCCATCTCGTCGACGGGGTGACCAAGCTGGACCGAGTGGTGCTGGGCAGCGCCGCCGAGGGCGAGACGATCCGCAAGATGATCACCGCGATGGCCCGCGATCCACGAGTGCTGGTGATCAAGGTGGCCGACCGACTGCACAACATGCGCACCATGCGCTTCCTGCCGCCGGAGAAGCAGGCCCGCAAGGCCCGCGAGACGTTGGAAGTCATTGCGCCCCTTGCGCATCGGCTGGGCATGGCCAGCGTCAAGTGGGAGCTGGAAGACCTGTCGTTCGCGATCCTGCACCCCAAGAAGTATGAGGAGATCGTGCGCCTGGTCGCCGGCCGCGCGCCGTCCCGCGACACCTATCTGGCCAAGGTCCGCGCCGAGATCATTGCCACCCTGAGCGCGTCGAAAATCAAAGCGACCGTGGAGGGTCGGCCCAAGCACTACTGGTCGATCTATCAGAAGATGATCGTCAAGGGGCGCGATTTCGACGACATCCACGACCTGGTCGGCATTCGCATCCTGTGCGACGAGATCCGGGACTGCTATGCCGCTGTAGGGGTGGTGCATTCGCTGTGGCAGCCGATGGCCGGGCGGTTCAAGGACTACATCGCCCAGCCCAGATACGGTGTGTACCAGTCACTGCACACCACGGTGGTGGGGCCGGAGGGCAAGCCGCTGGAGGTGCAGATCCGTACCCGGGACATGCACCGCACCGCGGAATACGGCATCGCCGCGCACTGGCGCTACAAAGAAGCCAAGGGCCGCAACGGCGTTCTGCATCCGCATGCCGCCGCCGAGATCGACGACATGGCGTGGATGCGTCAGCTGCTCGACTGGCAACGGGAGGCCGCCGACCCCGGCGAGTTCCTGGAATCGTTGCGTTACGACCTCGCAGTGCAAGAGATTTTCGTGTTCACGCCCAAGGGTGACGTGATCACGCTGCCGACAGGTTCGACGCCGGTGGACTTCGCCTACGCGGTGCACACCGAAGTCGGCCACCGCTGCATCGGCGCCAGGGTCAACGGGCGTCTGGTGGCGCTGGAACGCAAGCTCGAAAACGGGGAAGTTGTCGAGGTTTTCACCTCCAAGGCGCCCAATGCCGGGCCGTCCCGCGACTGGCAGCAGTTCGTGGTGTCGCCGCGGGCCAAGACGAAGATCCGGCAGTGGTTCGCCAAGGAGCGGCGTGAGGAGGCGCTGGAGACCGGCAAGGACGCGATGGCCCGCGAAGTCCGGCGCGGCGGACTTCCGTTGCAGCGCTTGGTGAATGGCGAATCCATGGCGGCGGTGGCCCGCGAGCTGCACTACGCCGACGTGTCTGCGCTGTACACCGCGATCGGTGAGGGCCATGTTTCCGCCCGTCATGCCGTGCAGCGGCTGCTGGCCGAACTCGGTGGCATCGACCAGGCCGAGGAGGAACTCGCCGAGCGGTCCACGCCGACGACGATGCTGCGCCGCACCCGCAGCACCGACGACGTCGGGGTGTCGGTCCCCGGCGCCCCTGGCGTGCTGACCAAGCTGGCCAAGTGCTGCACGCCGGTGCCCGGCGACGCGATCATGGGGTTCGTCACCCGCGGCGGCGGGGTCAGTGTGCACCGCACCGACTGCACCAACGCCGCCTCCCTGCAGCAGCAGGCCGAGCGCATCATCGAGGTGCTGTGGGCGCCGTCGCCGTCGTCGGTGTTCCTGGTGGCGATCCAGGTGGAGGCGCTGGACCGACACCGGCTGCTGTCGGACGTGACGCGGGTGCTGGCCGACGAGAAGGTCAACATCCTGTCCGCATCCGTCACCACCTCGGGGGACCGGGTGGCGATCAGCCGGTTCACCTTCGAGATGGGTGACCCCAAGCACCTGGGGCATCTGCTCAACGTGGTGCGCAACGTCGAAGGCGTCTACGACGTCTACCGCGTGACGTCGGCGGCATAACGTTCCCGACTTTCCCGGCGAGCAGACGCGAAAGTCCCCATTTTCGTGCCGAAAATGGGGCTTTCGCGTCTGCTCGGCCGGGCCTACGAGGCGCCGATTCCGCCAGTTCCGGCGGTGCCGCCGGTGCCGCCAAAGATGCCGTCGGGGGGGCCGCCGCTGCCACCGCCGCCGCCGATGCCACCGGGGATGATCAGGTCCCCGGAGAATTTGGTGCCGCCGTCTCCGCCGCTGCCACCGGTGCCTCCGGTGCCGCCGGGGCCGCCGAAAGGCGGTACGTTGGCGCCGATGCCTCCGGTGCCTCCGGTGCCGCCATTGCCTCCGTTGCCGCCGCCGGCGTTTCCGCCGCCGCCGTCACCGCCGACGCCGCCCAGGCCGCCTTTACCCCCACCCGATAGGGGGTTGGCACCGCCGGTGCCCCCGGCACCGCCGTTGCCGCCGTTGCCGCCCTTGCCGAAGCCGCCGTAGCCGCCTTGGCCGCCGGGACCGCCCCAGCCGCCGTCGCCGCCAGTTACGTTGATGGCCGAGGTGCCGCCGGCACCGCCGTTGCCGCCGTTGCCGCCAGTGCTGCCCCAGCCGCCGGCGCCGGCGGCCCCGCCGGTGCCGCCAGTCGGGTATTCGATGATCGCCTTGCCGCCGTTGCCGCCGTGGCCGCCGTTGCCGCCGACGCCGCTGGATGCGCTGGCGCCGGTAGCGCCGGTGGTGGAGCCGGCGCCGCCCGCGCCGCCATCAC is a genomic window containing:
- a CDS encoding ABC transporter substrate-binding protein, translated to MATRCRLRGAPQALAGVGLAATLAVSMLTACSGSAAGQIDYVVDGTLSTYNTNTVIGAASAGAQAFARTLSGFGYHGPDGQVVADHDFGTISVVGGAPLVLDYQIADNAIYSDGKQVTCDDLVLTWAAQSGRFPGFDAATQAGYIDIANIECMPGQKKARVSFIPDRSVVDYTQLFTATSLMPSHVIADTLGIDVTTALLTNKAPLVEQIARLWNTTWDLKPGLKPDEVRKRFPSSGPYRIDSVLDGGAVVLVANDRWWGARAITKRITVWPQGADIQDRVNNRKVDVVDVAAGSSGALATPDNYQRSDSPSAGIEQLIFAPRGPLADVRNRRALALCTPRDAIARDAGVAIANSRLSPATEDAVASADGVTEAGPFNKADPAAARDALGGAPLTVRMGYRGPNARLAATIGAIAKSCAPAGITVSDVTLDTSGPQAIRDGKIDVLIASTGGAAGSGSTGSSAMDAYDLHSGNGNNLSGYANPQVDSIIGALAVSADPAERVRLLADAAPVLWAEMPTLPLYRQQRTLLTSKKMYAVSRNPTRWGAGWNMDRWALMQ
- a CDS encoding adenine phosphoribosyltransferase, producing the protein MTTVRGSAPVADVIASLTRDVADFPKPGIQFKDLTPLFADREAMSAVIDALADVASGADLVAGIDSRGLLVAAAIAARLGTGMVAIRKSGKLPPPVLSEDYDMEYGSATMEIPADSLELRDRRVVIVDDVLATGGTLGAATRLLERTGANVTAAAVIMEFTALGGREAIAPLPLHSLSKV
- a CDS encoding RelA/SpoT family protein, producing the protein MADDQSSTQAVAPPPSEAAPVPVEPVIETPEPPVETLKTTSSASRRVRARLARRMTARSGAINPVLEPLVAVHREIYPKADLSMVQRAFEVADQRHASQLRHSGDPYITHPLAVANILAELGMDTTTLVAALLHDTVEDTGYTLEALSEEFGEEVGHLVDGVTKLDRVVLGSAAEGETIRKMITAMARDPRVLVIKVADRLHNMRTMRFLPPEKQARKARETLEVIAPLAHRLGMASVKWELEDLSFAILHPKKYEEIVRLVAGRAPSRDTYLAKVRAEIIATLSASKIKATVEGRPKHYWSIYQKMIVKGRDFDDIHDLVGIRILCDEIRDCYAAVGVVHSLWQPMAGRFKDYIAQPRYGVYQSLHTTVVGPEGKPLEVQIRTRDMHRTAEYGIAAHWRYKEAKGRNGVLHPHAAAEIDDMAWMRQLLDWQREAADPGEFLESLRYDLAVQEIFVFTPKGDVITLPTGSTPVDFAYAVHTEVGHRCIGARVNGRLVALERKLENGEVVEVFTSKAPNAGPSRDWQQFVVSPRAKTKIRQWFAKERREEALETGKDAMAREVRRGGLPLQRLVNGESMAAVARELHYADVSALYTAIGEGHVSARHAVQRLLAELGGIDQAEEELAERSTPTTMLRRTRSTDDVGVSVPGAPGVLTKLAKCCTPVPGDAIMGFVTRGGGVSVHRTDCTNAASLQQQAERIIEVLWAPSPSSVFLVAIQVEALDRHRLLSDVTRVLADEKVNILSASVTTSGDRVAISRFTFEMGDPKHLGHLLNVVRNVEGVYDVYRVTSAA